TGTTTCTCCACGATCTACCATCTTATTATAGTTGGTAGAGGCGGAAGCTTGAGCGGCACTCATGATAGCCGTATTAACAGGTTTGACTTTAACTCTTACGGTTCCAGGCAGGTCAATCCAGTAGGGTTCGGTTTTAAGATTTAGTTTAAGCATAAGCACTCACATCATTTTTAAGGGTTACCGTTGCGGATTTAGATAGATTATCGTTATAGGCAGCTTGCCAGTTGAAGCTGGCCTGCACACCGCCAGGCCCATTTATCGGCATCTTTGGACGAGGTAGATGGACAGAATGGAATGTCCAGTTGAGTAAAAAGTTATTCCCATCCAGTCCTGGAAACTGGTATTGCAGCTGAAGCTCAATGGCATTGCCATTAGTGGCGTCACTTAACAGTGTGGTATCAGCAAAGCGTAGATCAACACTGCCATTGATCGTAATTTGGGTGGGGTCAATAGCGTCAATCAGTGCATCTGGACGAAGGTTAGGGACAATTAGCAGTCCGTTTGAATAGGTGAATTTAGCGCCTGTAATATTTGCCAATGGCACCCCGTTGCGTAAAATTGAGCCGTTGAATTGGCTAAATGGCTTATAGAGTCGAGTAGTGGGGGTTCCTCCACCCGATACGGTATTTAGTGTTTCGCCTTGGGCCATGATTTTAAGAGTTGCCTTTGCGCTGCCACTACGCTGAAAATCCATGTCCATTGATCCTAACATACAGCCGGTATTAACAAAGTATGCTGGGACATTTAGATGTCCCACTTCAGCTGTAAAGGAGGGAAGTGTCGGAATACCACTGATATAGGTATGAATATAACCACCACCCGATAAGGTAGGGCCACTCACCATGCCGTTTGCATGGCCGGAAGCCAGTGTAAAATTATTGCCTGTTGCACCATTGGTTTTGAAGGTAATGTTCAGCTTGCCGCTACCACTGGTATAACTTGCTGGAGTAAGACTGGTATTTGAGGAAGCATTAAGGTCAGTTGCCAGCTGTGTCAATGTGGCGTTAAGGTTTGCGCCAATATTGGTTTGGTTGCCCGATGCACCGCTGGTAACCAATGTCCAGATCACACCATTCAGTGTGATCGTATGCCCTGCGCTTGGGTTGGCAGTAAACGTGATAGAGCCGGTTGCAGCAACACCCACATCCGTTGAAGCACCCATAAGAAACTGTAACCAGCGTCCAAAGTCTCGTGGTTCTACAGCGACCACCAAATCGCCATCGGCTTTCATAACATCCCGAAATGGTGCATGGGGTTCACGACCAAGTCCTAAAACTGCATCGTTTATCAGAGGTTGTTCTGCACCCAGACTACTTGAGAAAAAAGACATTTTCTCATAATTGCCTGACGGCGGTGTGCCGTAAGTGTTTTCTTTTAAGACAAGCAGCTGCGCTGCTGTCCCATAGGAACGTGCCATAAAGATTCTCCTTCAGAATGTTAAAAAGACTATTGGCTTTGGGGCGGCAATGCCGTACCATTAGAGTATGGAAATAATTCGTACCAGAAGCTATGAACGTAAAGCTCTAAGCTGCTTAGCGAGGGCGGCCAGGCGTAGCTCTTGGAAAAGTGGGGGAGTGCGGATTTTATATTATTTTTGGTTAAGTGATAAAGCGGTGTATCTTCTTGATATTTACGCCAAAAACCAGAAGGAAAATATTTCGGATGCGGATAAAAAGCTTCTGAAAGAAATGATTAAAGCAATGAAAGGAGAGGAACATGCCTAGAATAAAGAAGTCGGAACATGACCTTGTGCATGCGGTTCGTGAAATGGCGGCCCATCGTCGTGGAGAACTTCCTTTACCCACCCGTAAAGTAATTCCTCCTAAGACCGTTGATGTAGCATCTATCCGCAAAAAACTTGGTTATAATCAAAAACAATTTGCAGATCATTTTGGATTTGCGCTGAGCGCCATTAAAGATTGGGAGCAAGGACGTAGGCAGCCTGAACGTGCAACTCGGATATTTCTGGAAGTGATTGCGACAGATTCACATGCGGTTGAGAAGGCATTGGCAAGGCTTTCATCATAGAAATCTTCGTTAATTGAGTGGATCAGAGGACATAAAATGAACCATGATTGGTACCATTATATCCAGGGCAACGTATGAGGAATGAATGAAGGTTAAATTAATGATGCCAATGGCTTATGCGGTAGAAGAGCTTTCTGAAGAAACAATTAAAGCAATACTAACTAGCCGATGGACGCTTGTCATAATCAGCTTAACAGTCTACTTGATGATTAATTTTCAATGCCTTATTAATGTGGCTGGATTAAAGCTGAATAGTGGAATCAATGCGGCTATAGTCGGCGTGAAGCATACCATTTTCTCGGTTTAATAAACCTGCTGACTCTAATACGTGCACATCCTGGTAGACACGTTTATAATCACGGTCCA
This region of Alphaproteobacteria bacterium genomic DNA includes:
- a CDS encoding type II toxin-antitoxin system RelE/ParE family toxin, with the protein product MEIIRTRSYERKALSCLARAARRSSWKSGGVRILYYFWLSDKAVYLLDIYAKNQKENISDADKKLLKEMIKAMKGEEHA
- a CDS encoding helix-turn-helix domain-containing protein yields the protein MPRIKKSEHDLVHAVREMAAHRRGELPLPTRKVIPPKTVDVASIRKKLGYNQKQFADHFGFALSAIKDWEQGRRQPERATRIFLEVIATDSHAVEKALARLSS